In Dehalococcoidales bacterium, the genomic stretch GCCAGCATACCGGCAATAATCAGCAATGGAGTCAGTAAGCCGGTACCCAGCTCTTCGAAGGCTTCCGGTATGAGGTGGATGAAGGCATCCCCGGCCAGGGCGCCGGCCGCGAAGCTGATGAGAAAAAGTAATATCCTCTCCAGTCTTTCCCTGTCAACGGAGAGAAAAGCGATACCTACCAGTGATAACAGGCTGACCACAACCACGCTGCCGAGCACATAGAACCAGACCATACAATCTCCCTTGAGTCAATTACTTAAACAATAATAACTTCCGGACAGGTTATTCATAGTATAGTAAGGTAACCATACGGTCAACACATCTGAAGACCGGCCTTTTTACCATCACTACCCTGATTAGGCTAAACCCGCCTCCCTTTATACCCGGCTAAGGTCAGACACGTTCACTTTCCTTATATCTCAGCAGCCAGGCGCGCGCCATCATAGACCGCATCAACGATACGCCTCGGCTCAACGCAGTCGCCAGCCAGGTGGATTTCGGCGACCTTCCCCTCCAGAGCCTTTGCCAGGCGGTTATCGGCAACAGCGCCCGCCGCCAGGACGATGGTATCAGCTTCCAGCGTCTGCTGCTTGTCTTCGCTATCAATCATGACTAGGCCATCCTCCGTTATCGCCTCATACTTTTTCACGCCGGTGATAAGGCGTACACCCTGCTTTTCCAGGCGGGAGAGCAGGGTGCGGCGGTTGTTGGCGACCATGGTGGCCGCCATCTCCGGGCCGCGCCGTACCACGGTCACCTGCTTTCCCTGACCGGCGAGGAAATCAGCCGTCTCACAGCCCACCAGCTCCCCGCCGATAATCACCACCTTCTGACCAGTATCCGCTTTACCTAAAAGTATGTCGACAGCCTGTACCACATGTTTACTATTGATACCGGGTATTTCCGGCAGGAACGGCACAGAACCGGTGGCGATGATAACGGCATCCGGTTTCTCCTTTTCCACCAGCTCAGGGGTAACCCCGGTATTCAGTCTGACCGCAACGTCGTTTTTCTGGAGCTGACGGGACATGTAGCTGTTCAGTGCCGCCAGTTCTTCTTTGGTCGGGGGCATTGCCCCGGCAACAAGCTGCCCGCCGGGCTGCCCTTCCTTCTCGAAGAGAGTGACCTTGTGTCCCCGCACCGCCGCCACCCGCGCCGCTTCCATACCCGCCGGACCTCCGCCAATCACCATGACTTTCTTTGGTTTTGCCGCCAGTTCGATGTTCAACTGGCTTTCTCTACCGGTACGGGCATTCACCGAACAGCGGAGATTGCCGGTTGCCCGAGCCTCAGAGCACACATTACAACTGATACAGGGTATGATATCCTCAATCCGGCCACTGGCCGCTTTCTCCGGCCAGTAGGGGTCAGCAATCAGCTGGCGGCCGACGCCGATAAGGTCCGCCCTGCCTTGCGACAGTATTTCCTCGGCGATGGCGGGTGTTTTGATGCGCCCGACGGCAACGACCGGTATCTTTACCTGCCGCTTGATGACCTCGGCATAAAGGGCAAAGGTACCCTGAGGCTCGCCGGCTTCGGGAGTGGCGACGCTACCCGTTCTGGCCATGCGCCCCGTCGAGATATCGATGACATCGGTGCCCGCTTTCTCAAGTTCCGCGGCGAAGTGGGCGCTCTCCTCGATGGTTACGCCGCCGGGTATGTCTTCAATGACACCCACCCGGTAGAAGAGGGGGAAGTCCTCACCCACTTTAGCCCGCACCGCTTTAATCAGGTCCGTGCCGAAGCGCATGCGCCGGGTCAGGTCACCCCCGTACTTGTCCTGGCGGTGATTGGTCGCCCCGGAGAAGAACTGACCGGGCAGGTAACCGTGAGCGCCGTGAACTTCAATAAAATCAAAACCAGCCTGGCGGGCGTTAGCCGTGCCCGTGGCGAACCGGTCAATAATATCTTCTATCTCAGTCAGGGTAAGCTCACGCTTGTCATCAACGGCGGAAGGAGCTACCAGCGCGCCGCGCGTGTCCTGGGCGGTGCCGATACCGGCGGGATAGCGGTTACCATGCCAGAACTGCACGCCTATCCTGGTTCCGGTCTCATGAACGCTATCAGTCAGCGGGCGTACCCCTTCAAGGAAAGAGGCGACAGCCCCCTTCTCGCCCCAGGCCTCATCGGAGACAAACAGGTCTACGGAGATGCCGGCCATGATGATAGCCCCGGCGCCGCCTCTGGCCCGCTCTACATAGTAAGCCCTCGACCGGGAACCCCGCAGTCCCATCCCCACCATCATCGGCAGCATTACCACCCGGTTCTTGAACTCCACTCCCCGGATTGTTATCGGCTCAAAGAGTTTCATTGTGTTCCCCCTCATACAACATTTATTTACCCAGTCTAGCAGAAGTTATTTTCTAACGGCAAGAAATAATCCGGCAGTGAGCCGGAATTTGGAATCTGGTTACTTCTCTGGCGATTCAGCAGGCTCATCCTCCACCAGCTTCTGTCCCGCCAGGAAAGCCCGGCGCAAAGCATCGGGGTGTTTCCTGATGGCCCTCTTTTCATCTATATCAGGGAACAGCAGCTCACCGGCATAAGCGATATCAAGCACGATGAATAAGCTCTTGACTACAATCAGAGATGCTTCAAAGACGTTAGCCACTCTGCGCCCGCCAACGGAAACAAATAGTCCTTTCCGCTGCCGCCGGTCACCCAGGGGCGGCACTTTGAGGACATATTTCCGTGCCCACAGCGCCTGGCAGCGGTCAATCATCGCCTTCAACTGGGCAGTTACGCCCATAAAATGAACGGGAGAAGCCAGCACCACCCGGTCTGCCTGCTCCAGCTCCCGGTAGACCATCTGCATATCATCATCGATTTTGCATTCCCCCTTCTTCAAACAGGCATCGCAATGCTGGCAGGGAGCGATATCAAGGTCGCAGATGAACAGGGTTTTCACTTCAGCCCCCCTGCTGGCGGCGCCGCGCATCACTTCAGCCAGGAGCAGGTCAGTATTCCCTCCCCGCCGCGGGCTGCCGGCAATGCCGAGGACTCTCACTGCAACTCCTCTTCGATATCATCCAGTATTGCCGCTTCCCTGGCTTTCATCTCCCGCTCCGAATCCGGCTCGTCATGGTCATAGCCCAGAAGGTGGAGCACACCGTGGATAATGAGCAGCGCCACCTCTTTTTTGACCGAATGGCGGTGCTCCTCAGCCTGGATGACAGCCTGGGAGTAAGCGATAATTACCTCCCCGAGGTGACGGACTCCATCCGGAGGGACAATGAAGGGAGTGACATCCTGAGCCAGGGGTTCGGGAAGCATAGCGAAGGAAAGGACGTCAGTAGGCTCATCCTCTTCCAGGTAATCCCGGTTCAGTTGCTGTATCTTTTCCTGCCCGACGATGACCAGGCCCATCTCAACGCCGGATTCGATGCCCTGGGCAGCCAGCACTTTCCCGGCCACCCTCTCCAGCCAGTCTGCTTCAATGGAGTCCTCCATGCCTTCATCAAACAAAACGTTAATTTCCATCGGTTCTATCATCATAGCATAGCCTGAAAAAGCCCTCAAACCAGTTCGGGGGATTATTTGGGTGGTACCGGGTTTGGTAGTGTATGATACACTACCCCAGGTTTGGCAAAGTACAATCGTTGCTTACCCATTAGGCACAACTCCATTAGGGGCTTCAATCGGGGTCAGTGTAGCATCCATAACTGGACTACCCTTCTTAACCGACTTCCTGCGGGATAGCCTGACTTGATAATCGTTATCGGGCGCACCTTCGGGAATGACTATATCATTCCAGTCTTTACAGGGAACTACCTTGCTGGCAGCTTGAGCAGGCGGTATATTTCCGCATCCTTCGTTCTGCTTAAAGAAGTTGTAGTTGATTAGCCACCCGTCAGTTAATAGCTTGATGCTGGCAATATCCTTATACTTCTGGAATACCTCTGCCCTTTGCTCAAGCGTCCTGTGAAACCGCTCTATTTCTGCCGTTGATTCACCACTGGATACGGTCTTGAACGGCCCCCCCTGAACGTGTTTTGTATCCGCCCCCCATGCTTCCTCTATCCCGCTAATATATGATGCCAGCTTGTCCGTGACCACCACTTTAGGAACTTTGCCCGCCCTTTCCTCTGCCAGTTTCATTAGTTGCGCGGCATCCCTGCCACTTCTGGTAAATGATACGTGAGTAGCCAGAATGTAATTAGTCTCAGGACAAATAATATCCCAGAAGTAGACATTACGCTTGCCTAGCTTCATGTAGGTTTCGTCTGCTACCCAAGTATCCCCGACTTCAGGCTTAAACCTCTTTGTCTGCTTGATAGCTTCTTTGGTAAACCGTGTTACCCAATTCCAGTAGTTGCTTTCGCTCATGTCTAAGTCATGGTCTTGTTTGAATTGTTGCTGGATAGCATCAAGGGACATACCACCGTAGTACATACCCATAGCGGATGCTATCTGCCTTGAAGGTGTTTTCATCTTAAAGACATTGGCCTTGTCTTCAAGCGGAGTAGCAGGCTCTTCAAGAGTAGATGCTAACGATATAGGCATACGTCCGCCTGAAAGCGGGGAATAATCAGATTCCACTCTGCCTATATACCGAATTACTTTTTGCCTGACCTTCTTACCCTGCCGGATACCCTTAACTTCGTAGTTATACCAGTTACCGGAACCGGGCGGGATTTCTTTAGAGCGTATATAGCTCATAACACACCTCGCTATCTAAGGATTAATATCAAATCCCTTTTTAATCCTGTCTATCAATTCTTGGTCACCGATAAAACTGACACCGTCAAAACGGGAATTAATAAACGTAGTTCTTTTAGTTTGTAAGACTCCAGATACATGCTTGTTAGTAGTGACAATAAAACTGGCTTCTGGGTCTCCGGTGAAGGAACTCGACGTTATAGTTGTGCCTTCACCTACAAGAAGCACAACAGGCCCATGTATTCTACTATTTTCAAAAGTTTTACCCTCAAGAATTGGGCTAATACGACCAAATTCGGCAAGCGGTACATCTACGTCCCTGAAATAACTAGATAGCATGAGTGAAGCCACTGACGGGTAAACTTGGCTACGTGCTTGTTCCAGTTGTTTCATCAAATCTTCTATTTGCTCTGATTGTTTCTTGTACATATCGTAGGATGACCATACTAAACTAATTAACAATACTGCAATCAGTAAACTTAATGGGAGCTGCCACACTAACTTATCCATTCTAGCCACCCATTGGGGACGTACTTGATGGACAGCAAGTCCCACAAGCGTAAGAACCAAAACAATGACTTCCGTAACTCTAATAGGGATAGGGGAGGCCGTGAGTAACCATTTACCCATATACTGAAGCCACGCCATAGTTGCCCTCCTGCCTGCTTTATTCCTTGCAGGCAGGAGGGCACTAGGTTGTGCCTAATACAAGTATGAAGAGTGAACTTTGCCCCGGGTTTTGCACGATTGACTCCCTTGCGCTATACTATTAGGCAGTAGTATCAGGCACTGGTGAGGGCGGTTCAATGGGTCCCAATCAACTCTTTGATATAGTTCAGAGCTATCTTCCACCGGAGAAGATAGCTACTATCCGGCAGGCTTATGACTTCGCCATGAAGGCGCATGAAGGCCAGCTGCGCAAATCGGGCGAGCCTTATCTGGAACACCCGTTGCAGGTAGCGCTGACCCTGGCGGAACTGCAACTTGATACCAGTTCCCTGGTGGCGGCTCTCCTGCATGATGTGCCCGAGAATTGCGGGGTAACCATTGCCGAGGTTGAATCCAGGTTTGGCCCGGAGGTAGCCAGGCTGGTTGACGGCGTGACCAAGCTGGGCAGGCTCACTCTCCAGGTATCAGGAGAGGTAGTAGAAAGAGGAAACACCGCCGCCAAACAGGCGCAGGCAGAAAACCTGAGAAAAATGCTGGTGGCGATGGCGGAAGACCTCCGTGTGGTATTTATCAAGCTGGCTGACAGATTGCATAATATGCAGACATTAAATGCCCTGTCCCATGATAAGCGGCGTAGCATCGCTCAGGAGACCGCCGAGATATACGCTCCCCTGGCACACCGCCTGGGAATATGGGAGCTAAAATGGCAACTGGAGGACTTATCTTTCCGCTATCTGGAACCAAGAAAATACCAGCAGATTACCCGGCTACTCGCCAGCCGTCGTATTGAGCGGGAGAGATTTATCACCCAGGTAATTCAGATTTTACAGCAGGAGTTTGACCGGGCCGGGATTAAAGCTGATGTCTCCGGCAGGCCCAAGCATATCTACAGCATATATCAGAAAATGGAAAAATACGCGACTCTGGGCAAAGATTTTAGCGATATTTATGACCTGCTCGCGGTGAGGGTACTGGTGGAAAGCATATCCGACTGCTACAGCGCCCTGGGTATCGTGCACAATTTATGGCATCCTTTGCCCGACCAGTTCAATGATTTCATTGCCAATCCCAAGCAAAACGGGTACCAGTCTTTACATACCATCGTCATGTGCCAGGGAACGATCCCCCTGGAAATACAGATTCGTACCCAGCAAATGCACCGCACTGCCGAATTCGGCGTAGCCGCCCACTGGCGTTACAAAGAGGGTGAAAAGAAGGATTTGCACTTTGAGGAGAAAATAGGCTGGTTGCGCCAGCTAGTAGAGTGGCACCGGGAACTGAGCGGGGCGGAAGAGTTCCTCGAATCAGTGAAGACTGACATCTTTATTGACCAGGTTTTTGTCTACACCCCCAAAGGAGAGATAAAAGAGCTACCCAAAGGCTCTACCCCGCTTGATTTTGCCTACCGGGTGCACACTGACCTGGGGCACCGTTGCATTGGGGCTAAAGTCAACGGCCGGCTGGTACCACTCAATTATCAGCTCAATAATGGTGATGCTGTTGAAATTATGGCAACCAAAACCAGCCGGGGGCCGAGCCGGGACTGGCTGAATCCTGTCCTGGGTTATATCAAAACGTCTCACGCCCGGGAAAAGATACGGCAATGGTTCAAGAAACAGGAGCGAACGGAGAACATCGAGCGCGGTCAGGAGCTTCTGGAAAAGGCGATGCGGCAACTGGGCATCCCCTTGAACGAAAAGGAGAGAATCGCCCGCCTGTTTAAGCACGATAACCTGGATGATTTTTACGCGGCCATCGGCTACGGGGGCATTACTACCCACCAGATTGCCATGAAGCTGGCTACTCAGCAGCAGCAACCGAGGATAACCGAGGTTACCCCGCCCAAACAGACCTCATCAGCGATTAAGGTACGGGGGACGAGAGATTTACTGACCCAACTGGCGCAGTGCTGCCATCCGGTACCGGGAGATAATATTATCGGTTATGTTACCCGAAGTCGCGGGGTAACCGTTCACCGCCAGGACTGCCATAACGTGATTCATGAGGACGAGAAGGACAGGCTGATTCCGGTGGAGTGGGGAGAAAGTGATTCGCTTTATCCGGTCATAATTCAAGTACAATCCTGGGACAGGGTAGGTTTGATGCGTGATATCACCACCCTGGTCGCCGAAGAGAAAATCAACATTACTTCCGTAAGCTTGACCAATAACCCCGACCATACGATATCAACATACCTTACCCTGGAGACAGCCAACCTGGCTCAATTAAGCCGGCTCCTGTCAAAAATCGAGGGGGTCCAGGAGGTGATAAGTGCTACCAGAATAGGGGATGAGGCGGCAGCCAGGGCCAGCCCTCAACCCGATACTGCCCGCACCTGATGATATGTTATTCCTGAACCGAGTATTGTGTGCTACAATACTACAGTGCAAGGACAGAGTTTATTAAAACCAATGGAGGTAAATATTGCCAGTCACCAAATCAGCTCAAAAAGAAATGCGTACCGCGGCCAGAAAACGGTTACGCAACAAGTCCATTAATAGCCTGTGCAAGACCAACATCAACAAGGCAGAGAAGCTCATCTTCTCCGGGGATTCTCCGGCAGCTCAGAAGGCGGTAACCGTAGCGGTCAGTTCCCTGGACCGGGCGGCGGAGAAGGGAATTATTCATCCTAATAATGCTGCCCGGCGTAAGTCCCGCCTGATGAAGAAGCTAAACCAGTCTCAGGTGTCTTCCGCGGCTAAAGATATAGCTCCAAAGACCGAGTAGCCTGCTCAGGAAACCAGACGGATAACCAATCCCGGCCGGAAGGCTTGACAAAAAACGGGATTGGTTTTATTCTTGTTTAGAACACACGTTCGCTATATGCTTTAGGCTATGAGGTAACAGGTGAAAACGCTCTCCCCCCGGCAGCAAAAAATTATCGACTTCACACGCCGTTTCTGGGCAGACCGGGGCTATCCGCCGACGGTCAGGGACATAGTCAACGGGTGTAATATTAGCTCGACATCGGTCGTGGATTACAACCTCAATATTCTGGAGAGACAGGGGCATATCAGGCGCCACTCGGGAGTCTCACGCGGTATCGAATTACTATCCCGTCACCTGTCGCCACGGGATAGTCTCCAGGTACCCATCCTGGGTCAGATTGCCGCCGGTAGGCCAATACCGGTGCCTGCTCCTGATACCTGGGATACAATTGCTTCCTCGGAGACTATGGAAGTCCCGGCAGACTTAATCCGCAATAAGTCAGGGGTCTTTGCTCTCAAAGTCAGGGGTTCATCAATGGTGGATGCCCTTATTAACGATGGGGATATCGTCCTGATGCAGCCGGTGAACGTGGTGGAGAACGGGGAAATGGCCGCCGTCTGGCTAAAATCTGAGAAAGAGGTCACTTTGAAAAAGGTCTACCGTGAGCCGGGCCGTATCCGGCTTCAGCCGGCTAACAGCCGGATGAGACCGATATATGCTGACCCGGATAATGTGGAGATTCAGGGGAGGGTCATCAGCGTCATCAGGCAACTAGCCTGACCAGCTTACCCTGATTATCCGCTATCGTCTACCTGATGCCCCTGGCCAAACTGACCGGAGAGAGCGGATTAACCCTTTTCTTTACCCGCCTTTTTAATGCGCAATAGCTCGGTGAAGAGTCTTTCTCGGCTGCCGGCTCCGGCTAAAGCCGCTTTGGCTATGGGGACAAAATTAATCGCCATTATCACTATCAGCCAGATGGCGAAGATAACATACAGCCATGATTTCTCCAGGAACCAGGCGGAAACCGGCAGGGAGAGCAGACCGATATTCAACGACAGGATAGGATTACGGGTAAAAACAGTGAGCGCCAGCATTATACCCAAAATAATCAGCAATTCCCGGCTCATCAGCAGGGATAAGACGCCGATAGTCGTTGCCAGGCCATTACCGCCGGTGAATTTCAAATAGACAGACCATATGTGACCGGCAACCGCCGCCAGTCCGGCAGCCATGACGTAAACCGGCAGGGCCTCCAATCCCCAGTAGGCTATCGCCACTGCGGCCGCCCCCTTACCGATATCAAAAACAGCTACCGGGATAGCCGCCGCCAGTCCCACTTCCCGGTAGACGTTACGTGCTCCGGCATTCCCGCCACCCAGCTTGCGAATATCCTTGCCGGTTTTCAGGCGGGTGATGATGTATGATGACGGGATAGAGCCCAGCAGGTAAGCGATAATGATGGCGACAAGCCCATTAATCATCACTTGCTTCTTTCGGTTATCGGGCTCTTTTTATAAGCCGGGGTACACCAGGCAAGATATTTCGGGTTTCTGCCCCGTATTACATCAGAATATAGCTGCTGCAACTTTCTGGTTATCTCGCCGATTTCGCCGTTACCTATCCGGCGGTGGTCCATCTCACAGACTGGAGTAATGTGAGCTGCCGTACCGGTAAGAAAACACTCCTGCGCGGTATAAAGCTCACTGCGGTCAACCTGTCTCTCCGCCGTTTCCAGGCCGAGTTCATTACGCGCCAGCTCCAGTACCGTGTTACGCGTGATGCCGATGAGGATGCTATTATAGCTGGCCGGGGTGACCAGTTTGCCATCAATAACCAGGAAGATGTTCTCGCCCGTCCCCTCGGAGATATAGCCATTGGGGGAGAGCATAATCGCTTCATCAAAACCGTTCTCGATAGCCTCAGTCTTGGCAAAGGCATTATTGACATAGATGCCGGTAATCTTGACCTGGGGAGGAATCACGTTATCATCAGGACGCCGCCAGGAAGAAATGCCGCAACGGGCTTTATCCACGTCCAGATAGCGTCCCCAGGGAATGGCAAAGACCAGGAAATCATTTTCCAGGTCATGGAGACGGACACCCAGAGCCTCGGAGCTTTTATAAGCCAGGGGGCGGATATAGATATCCTCCCGGAAACCGCACTTCTCGACCAGCTCCACCGTTATCCGGCTCAACTCTTCGATAGTATAAGGAATATCAATCTTGAGCACCCGGCAGCCGTTAAGCAGCCGCTCATAGTGTTCTTGAATACGGAAAATATAAATCTGCTCCTGCTCGCTGTTCCAGTTACCCCGGATACCCTCAAAAAGAGCCGTACCGTAGTGCAGGGCGTGGGTCATTACTCCTATCTTAGCTTCGGACAGGGGAACAAACTCGTTGTGAAAAAAAGCATAAGATGGCATTTCTGATACTCTCCTCTCCTGAATGGGCTTTATTATAGTTACTCTCAGGACAGAAAGCAAGCGCATTCAGGTAAAATCAGGATTACGGACTTTCTATTCCACAGTCCTGCCGGTGTTTATTTCAACCTTAATGAGAGGAGCCGTTAGTCTTTTGACTCCTCCTCAGTCGGCGGAGTCGCCTCTTCAGCCCTGACTACGGCTTCCCCGGCTGCCCCTCTCACTTCTTCTTCCTTCTCAATATGCCGCAAAACAATCTTGACCACTATCTGCTCCGGGTCGGTAAGAATGGTCACTCCCTCACCCAGATTGATATCCTCCACCCGTATCTCCTGGTCTGCATCCGTCAGGGAACTGATATCCAATTCCACACTGGCCGGAATATTACCCGGCAGGCACTCGACCTCCAGTTTGTTGAGATCGTGCACCAGCATATTCTCTTTTAGCTTCAGCGCCGGCGACTCGCCGACAAAGACGATTGGTACTTCCACCTTCAGCTTCTCGGCCATTTGTACCTGGTAAAAATCAACATGTACGGACTTTCCGGTGCGTGGCTCTCTCTGGATCTCACGCACCATGACCGTCCGCGGAGTCTTTTCTCCGTTCAGTTTGAGGTTGATTAGCCGGCTTTGTCCGGCTTCAGCCAGCACCCGGCGTAATTCAGGAGTGGCGCACTGCAGCGCCATTGATTCGATGCCGTGCCCGAAGACATGTACCGGGGTAATCCCCTGGCGGCGCAGAACCTTGACCTTTTTACCGAGGACTTCCCGGCTGGCAACCTCTAATTCTATCTGTTCCATTCAATCCCCCCTTCTCGCTGATATCTTTATACCGCAAAACGGAATTTATTTCAATGATGTTATATATAGCGCCCGGTAGAAGCCGTCTAATACTGACCTATTATAGCATAATAATAGGAAACCTCACCCCCTCAGTCCCCCTCTCCTTTTAAGGAGAGGGGGAAGATTAGAGAAGAGGGGCTGCGCCCCTCTTGGACGCCCGCTAATTGGCCAGACTTAAAGTAGGGCAGGAGTATATTTGGTAAGATTCGAGGGGAAAATACCATGAGAAATAAAAAGCTAGCTTACTTATTTTCTACCTCGATAAACTCGGGGTGTGCAGGGTGTAGCCTTTATCGCTTTCCGGGAAGAGGTCTTTCAGGAGCAGGGTGCGGCCGGTCTGGATGGCGGTGAAGCCGTACTTCTTGCGGATGCGGTCAATAGTCTTGTTAAGCTGTTTTATTCTCTGAGCGGATGAGTCCAGCATCGCCAGTTGCCCGCCCGCCTCCACCAGTCCCGATACCCCGATACCAATCAGGCGCACTGCCTGTTTACCCGGGGAGATCTCCCTCCCCAGCAGCCTGGCTCCGGTATCAAATATCGCCTGGTCGCTGTCAATGGGCCGGGGCAGGGTGTGGCTGCGGGTAATGGTGGTAAAGTCGGCGTACCTCAGCTTGAGCACCACGCACCTTGCCTGTTTGCCTTTTTCCCTTAAATCAGCCCCCACCTTCTCACCGAGGTAGCGCAGCGTCGCCTGCAGCAGGGAACGGTCTCCCGTGTCCTCGGCGAAGGTAGTCTCCCGGCTGATGGACCTGGCGGCGCCGGGAAGCTCTACCTTACTATTGTCGATACCCTTGGCCCGCTGCTGCAGAAAGAGACCTGAAGAGCCAAAATGGCTTTTCAGAACGCTCGGCGGGGCGGCAGCCAGTTCCCCGATGGTCTTAATCCCCAGTCCCTTTAGCACCTGCTCCGCCTTCTTGCCTACTCCCGGCAGCCTGCTGACAGGTAACGACGCCAGAAAGGAAGGTTCTTCTCCATGAGCCACTTCAATCAGTCCGTCCGGCTTGGACAATTCGGAGGCTACCTTGGCCACCACTTTGGAACCGGCGATACCAATCGAGGCACAGAGTCCCAGTTCATCTCTAACACGCTGCTTTATTGATACCGCCATCCGGTGGATGGAACCGTGGAGAGACTCAAAGCCGGTGACATCCAGATAAGCCTCATCAAGCCCCATCGGCTCCAGGAAGGGCGAAAAATCGGCAAGTATCGCCATGAACTGCTTCGAGGCGTCACGGTACCGGGCAAAGCTGCCCTCGATGAAGATAGCCTGCGGGCAAAGGCGACTGGCCGTTTTCAGGGGCATCGCCGAGTGCAAGCCGAACGCCCGGGCTTCATAGGACGCGGCGGCAACCACCCCCCTCCCTCCGGGCCTGCCCCCCACCACCACCGGTTTGCCCCGCAGCTCAGGATTGAGCACCTGTTCTACGGAGACAAAGAAAGCATCCATGTCAACGTGCATGATGGTGGTTTTTGCCATATCTTTAACCCTCCACTCATACCCGGCTTCAACAAAACATCCTAAATAGCTACAAATTATATCTAGAAAACACTAAATCCCAAGCACGAAATTCTAAACAATACCTAAATTCGAATCCAAAATGACCGAAATTTTTGAATTTTGACCCTCAGTAATCTGAATTTGTTTAGAGTTTAGATATTAGTATTTAGAGGTTTTCTCTCTACTCCACCGGGCAGATTGC encodes the following:
- a CDS encoding glycerol-3-phosphate acyltransferase; translation: MINGLVAIIIAYLLGSIPSSYIITRLKTGKDIRKLGGGNAGARNVYREVGLAAAIPVAVFDIGKGAAAVAIAYWGLEALPVYVMAAGLAAVAGHIWSVYLKFTGGNGLATTIGVLSLLMSRELLIILGIMLALTVFTRNPILSLNIGLLSLPVSAWFLEKSWLYVIFAIWLIVIMAINFVPIAKAALAGAGSRERLFTELLRIKKAGKEKG
- a CDS encoding branched-chain amino acid transaminase is translated as MPSYAFFHNEFVPLSEAKIGVMTHALHYGTALFEGIRGNWNSEQEQIYIFRIQEHYERLLNGCRVLKIDIPYTIEELSRITVELVEKCGFREDIYIRPLAYKSSEALGVRLHDLENDFLVFAIPWGRYLDVDKARCGISSWRRPDDNVIPPQVKITGIYVNNAFAKTEAIENGFDEAIMLSPNGYISEGTGENIFLVIDGKLVTPASYNSILIGITRNTVLELARNELGLETAERQVDRSELYTAQECFLTGTAAHITPVCEMDHRRIGNGEIGEITRKLQQLYSDVIRGRNPKYLAWCTPAYKKSPITERSK
- a CDS encoding 50S ribosomal protein L25 — protein: MEQIELEVASREVLGKKVKVLRRQGITPVHVFGHGIESMALQCATPELRRVLAEAGQSRLINLKLNGEKTPRTVMVREIQREPRTGKSVHVDFYQVQMAEKLKVEVPIVFVGESPALKLKENMLVHDLNKLEVECLPGNIPASVELDISSLTDADQEIRVEDINLGEGVTILTDPEQIVVKIVLRHIEKEEEVRGAAGEAVVRAEEATPPTEEESKD
- the dinB gene encoding DNA polymerase IV — encoded protein: MAKTTIMHVDMDAFFVSVEQVLNPELRGKPVVVGGRPGGRGVVAAASYEARAFGLHSAMPLKTASRLCPQAIFIEGSFARYRDASKQFMAILADFSPFLEPMGLDEAYLDVTGFESLHGSIHRMAVSIKQRVRDELGLCASIGIAGSKVVAKVASELSKPDGLIEVAHGEEPSFLASLPVSRLPGVGKKAEQVLKGLGIKTIGELAAAPPSVLKSHFGSSGLFLQQRAKGIDNSKVELPGAARSISRETTFAEDTGDRSLLQATLRYLGEKVGADLREKGKQARCVVLKLRYADFTTITRSHTLPRPIDSDQAIFDTGARLLGREISPGKQAVRLIGIGVSGLVEAGGQLAMLDSSAQRIKQLNKTIDRIRKKYGFTAIQTGRTLLLKDLFPESDKGYTLHTPSLSR